Proteins encoded by one window of Musa acuminata AAA Group cultivar baxijiao chromosome BXJ2-9, Cavendish_Baxijiao_AAA, whole genome shotgun sequence:
- the LOC135581886 gene encoding putative pentatricopeptide repeat-containing protein At5g09950, whose protein sequence is MIFCAADYASLPRCKALIDSCWIPLLMNHRFVRRLTSSALHSRIFSSNPPFFRLNPSPTPNVILPKARVKSRLLTPIPLDELLAQHRRTRRGLLAPTSSRTSAQGPGDKHDLAYEVFPRLLRQARLYMDSCDSQSLHLELIKRGFAGDLFFSNNLINLYAKAGDLSYARELFDQMQERNVVSWTCLITGHAQNGFLDEACRLFRLMIRSGLEPTRFTFGSVLRACQDSGPDRLFLGTQIHGLVSKTWHSTNTTVCNALISMYGGCRLDSTWDAQRVFDWTPAKHFITWNSIISVHSQRGDTISAFELFSGMQTGRLGCCLSPNEATYGSLITATYTCSNGGCILEQVLGNVFKSGFSKDIYVGSALVSAFSRFGLLDRAKEIFEQMDEKNAISMNGLMVGLFKQNLGEAAVEVFRETRGSVIINSDSYVVLLSAISEFSKSEEGRKKGMEVHGHAIRTGLIASSIAIGNGLVNVYAKCGAVDDAAKVFDHLNVKDQISWNTMISGFDQNGFSKESLSSFRLMLRNDIQPSNYAIISTLSSCANLRLLSAGVQVHCIGTKLGLDMDVSVSNSLLTMYGACGRMSDCRRLFSYMTKFDQVSWNSMIGTLASNKVFLTESLRIFLDMTRRGWCPNKVTIINVFTAVSALSDIVMCRQVHNLVLKHGMSGDIVLENALLSSYAKSGEMDSCECLFRKMADRRNEVSWNSMISGYIQNGLMQKAMDFVWFMIHNGPKMDGFTFATVLSACASIAALDSGMEIHAFGIRSHLETDVVVGSALVDMYAKCGRIDYASRVFESMNSRNEFSWNSMISGYARHGNGDKALEVFRKMQQWGQEPDLVTFVGVLSACSHAGLVEEGLKYFESMKNHGLVPQTEHYSCVIDILGRTGKLNEMEDFIKRMPVRPNNLIWRTVLVACRRSKDGAKSGIWKQACEMLLELEPENPVNYVLISSMYASRGRWEDVAKTRTAMRTLPVKKEAGRSWVTSHDGLHVFVAGDRSHPNTEEIYAELHVLIQKIRDAGYVPQAEFTLYDIDMETKEELLSYHSEKLAVAFVLTRSCRVPIRIMKNLRVCGDCHSAFCYISKIVGRKITLRDCNRFHHFENGKCSCGDFW, encoded by the coding sequence ATGATCTTTTGCGCCGCCGATTATGCTTCTCTTCCGCGGTGCAAGGCTTTGATCGACTCTTGTTGGATCCCGCTGCTGATGAACCACCGATTCGTGCGTCGACTCACTTCGTCCGCGCTCCATTCTCGCATCTTCTCTTCTAATCCTCCATTTTTCCGTTTAAACCCGTCCCCGACTCCTAATGTCATCCTTCCCAAAGCTCGCGTGAAGTCCCGGCTTCTTACTCCAATCCCACTGGATGAACTCCTCGCGCAGCACCGAAGGACTCGCCGCGGCCTCCTCGCCCCGACGTCCTCTAGGACGTCCGCGCAGGGACCTGGCGACAAGCACGACTTGGCTTATGAGGTGTTCCCGCGACTCTTACGACAAGCACGTCTGTACATGGACTCCTGCGACTCGCAAAGCCTCCACCTTGAGCTGATCAAGAGAGGCTTCGCTGGAGACTTGTTCTTCTCAAACAATTTGATCAATCTCTATGCAAAAGCTGGCGACTTGTCGTACGCTCGTGAGTTGTTCGATCAAATGCAGGAGAGGAACGTGGTTTCTTGGACTTGCTTGATCACTGGACACGCCCAGAACGGGTTCCTTGATGAGGCATGCAGATTGTTCCGCTTGATGATTCGGTCTGGGCTTGAGCCCACTCGCTTCACTTTTGGGAGTGTCCTCCGAGCATGTCAGGACTCAGGTCCTGATCGGTTGTTTCTTGGAACCCAAATACATGGGCTGGTCTCTAAAACATGGCATTCGACAAACACAACGGTGTGTAATGCGCTGATTTCAATGTATGGTGGTTGTCGTTTGGATTCCACATGGGATGCCCAGCGAGTGTTTGATTGGACACCAGCCAAGCATTTCATTACATGGAACTCGATCATCTCCGTGCACTCACAGAGAGGGGACACCATCTCTGCCTTTGAGCTGTTTTCAGGAATGCAAACCGGACGTTTAGGATGTTGTTTGAGTCCCAATGAAGCCACTTATGGCAGCTTGATAACTGCAACTTACACTTGTTCTAATGGTGGATGCATTCTTGAGCAAGTtcttgggaatgtttttaagtctGGTTTCTCAAAAGATATCTATGTGGGTAGTGCACTGGTTAGTGCATTTTCTCGGTTTGGATTGCTTGACAGAGCTAAGGAAATATTTGAACAAATGGATGAGAAAAATGCTATTTCTATGAATGGATTAATGGTGGGTCTCTTCAAGCAGAACCTTGGAGAAGCAGCAGTGGAGGTGTTCAGAGAAACAAGAGGTTCAGTAATAATAAATAGTGATTCTTATGTGGTATTGCTGAGTGCGATCTCTGAATTCTCAAAGtcagaggaaggaagaaaaaagGGAATGGAGGTTCATGGTCATGCTATTAGGACCGGTCTGATAGCCTCAAGCATAGCGATTGGGAATGGGCTGGTTAACGTGTATGCAAAGTGTGGTGCAGTTGATGATGCTGCTAAGGTGTTTGACCACTTGAATGTGAAGGATCAGATTTCATGGAATACCATGATCTCTGGTTTTGATCAGAATGGGTTTTCTAAAGAGTCGTTGTCAAGCTTTCGTCTGATGCTAAGAAATGATATCCAACCTTCCAATTATGCAATCATTAGTACGTTGAGTTCATGTGCAAACTTGAGGCTTTTAAGCGCAGGTGTACAGGTCCACTGCATTGGAACTAAATTAGGACTTGATATGGATGTTTCTGTTTCAAATTCACTTCTCACAATGTATGGAGCATGTGGTAGGATGTCTGACTGCCGGAGACTTTTCAGCTATATGACTAAGTTTGACCAGGTCTCCTGGAACAGTATGATTGGAACATTGGCCAGCAATAAGGTATTCCTGACTGAGTCATTGAGGATTTTCTTAGATATGACACGAAGAGGGTGGTGCCCAAACAAAGTAACAATCATAAATGTTTTTACTGCTGTGTCTGCACTATCAGATATAGTAATGTGCAGGCAAGTTCACAATCTAGTGCTAAAACATGGAATGTCTGGAGACATTGTTCTGGAGAATGCTCTCCTATCAAGCTATGCAAAGTCTGGTGAGATGGATTCTTGTGAGTGTCTCTTCCGTAAAATGGCTGATAGGAGGAATGAGGTGTCATGGAATTCAATGATTTCTGGATATATTCAAAATGGACTTATGCAGAAGGCCATGGATTTTGTTTGGTTCATGATACACAATGGACCAAAGATGGACGGTTTCACTTTTGCCACTGTTCTAAGTGCTTGTGCATCCATAGCAGCACTAGATAGTGGGATGGAAATACATGCCTTTGGAATAAGGTCTCATTTGGAAACTGATGTAGTAGTGGGCAGTGCACTGGTTGATATGTATGCTAAGTGTGGAAGAATTGATTATGCTTCAAGGGTTTTTGAGTCCATGAATTCGAGAAATGAATTCTCATGGAATTCCATGATTTCTGGCTATGCTAGGCATGGGAATGGAGATAAGGCTTTAGAGGTCTTTAGGAAAATGCAACAATGGGGTCAGGAACCAGATCTTGTCACCTTTGTTGGTGTTTTATCTGCATGCAGTCATGCGGGATTGGTGGAAGAAGGGTTAAAGTATTTTGAATCTATGAAGAACCATGGCTTAGTTCCTCAGACGGAGCATTATTCATGCGTGATAGACATTCTAGGCCGAACAGGTAAGCTCAATGAAATGGAGGACTTCATTAAAAGAATGCCTGTGAGGCCAAATAATCTGATATGGAGGACTGTGTTAGTTGCTTGTCGCAGATCAAAAGATGGTGCTAAGAGTGGCATATGGAAACAAGCATGTGAGATGCTTTTGGAGTTGGAACCTGAAAATCCGGTAAATTACGTGCTCATTTCTAGCATGTATGCATCTAGAGGGAGGTGGGAAGATGTAGCAAAAACTCGAACAGCTATGAGGACATTACCAGTTAAGAAAGAAGCAGGTCGCAGTTGGGTCACTTCACATGATGGACTTCATGTTTTCGTTGCTGGAGACAGATCACATCCAAACACTGAAGAGATTTATGCTGAGCTACATGTTCTGATTCAGAAGATTAGGGATGCAGGTTATGTTCCTCAAGCAGAGTTCACTTTATATGATATAGATATGGAGACAAAAGAAGAGTTGTTAAGTTATCACAGTGAGAAGCTCGCAGTTGCTTTCGTCCTCACTCGCTCTTGCAGAGTCCCTATACGTATTATGAAGAACCTTCGGGTATGTGGGGATTGCCACTCAGCGTTCTGCTACATTTCTAAGATTGTTGGACGAAAAATCACTTTACGAGATTGCAACAGGtttcatcattttgagaatggtaAATGTTCATGCGGAGACTTTTGGTAG